One Sphingopyxis macrogoltabida genomic region harbors:
- a CDS encoding globin domain-containing protein, which yields MRTASPHAMTIVKSTAPALEKHGVEITTAMYARLFRDPAIEALFDKAAQSSGEQPRRLAGAILAYARNIDKLANLGPAVSRMVARHVETGVKAEHYPYVAEALLPAIRDVLGPDVATDEVLAAWGEAYWMLADILIAAEAQAYEDAVAA from the coding sequence ATGCGCACCGCCTCTCCCCATGCCATGACCATCGTCAAATCGACCGCGCCGGCACTTGAGAAGCATGGCGTCGAGATCACTACCGCCATGTACGCGCGGCTCTTTCGGGATCCCGCCATCGAGGCCCTGTTCGACAAGGCCGCGCAGAGCAGCGGCGAGCAGCCGCGACGGCTTGCCGGTGCGATCCTTGCCTACGCCCGCAACATCGACAAGCTCGCGAACCTTGGCCCGGCCGTCTCGCGAATGGTCGCGCGCCATGTCGAAACCGGCGTCAAGGCCGAGCATTATCCCTATGTCGCCGAAGCCTTGCTTCCTGCGATCCGCGATGTACTCGGCCCCGATGTCGCGACCGACGAGGTGCTGGCGGCCTGGGGCGAAGCCTATTGGATGCTCGCCGACATTCTCATCGCCGCAGAGGCGCAAGCCTATGAAGACGCCGTGGCGGCCTGA